Proteins encoded together in one Bradyrhizobium sp. CB82 window:
- a CDS encoding acyl carrier protein: MSVRLRVTEAIKQIAREQHVTLPELTDDLSLHETGFDSLAFAILVARLEDEIGVDPFTISEDAAFPATVGDFVRAYENVPA, from the coding sequence ATGTCGGTAAGGTTAAGGGTTACGGAAGCGATCAAGCAGATTGCCAGAGAGCAGCACGTCACGCTGCCGGAACTGACGGACGATCTGTCGCTGCATGAGACGGGTTTCGACTCGCTTGCCTTCGCGATCCTGGTCGCGCGCCTCGAGGACGAGATCGGCGTCGATCCCTTCACGATTTCCGAGGACGCTGCCTTCCCCGCGACCGTCGGGGATTTCGTGCGGGCCTACGAAAATGTCCCCGCGTGA